Proteins encoded by one window of Pseudomonas sp. LS44:
- a CDS encoding YceH family protein: MSAEAPTPFEENPLSAAEVRVLGSLIEKQATTPESYPLTLNALVIACNQKTSREPVMNLTPGVVGQALRNLEGHELVRLQMASRADRWEQRIDKKLELVQPQLALIGLLLLRGPQTIGELLTRSSRLYAFEDNEQVQHQLERLIGRGLAMLVPRQSGQREDRYLHLLGSAGDRDELIANQGSDAPAAGGGNAQYEERLQVLEARVAELEEKLARLESE, from the coding sequence ATGTCCGCCGAAGCTCCCACTCCGTTCGAGGAAAATCCCCTGAGTGCTGCCGAAGTGCGCGTACTCGGCAGCCTGATCGAAAAGCAGGCAACCACCCCGGAAAGTTACCCGCTGACCCTCAATGCCCTGGTGATTGCCTGCAACCAAAAGACCAGTCGCGAACCGGTGATGAACCTCACCCCCGGCGTAGTCGGCCAGGCCTTGCGTAACCTCGAAGGCCACGAGCTGGTGCGTCTGCAAATGGCCAGCCGTGCCGACCGCTGGGAGCAACGCATCGACAAGAAGCTCGAGCTAGTGCAGCCGCAGCTGGCGCTAATCGGTCTGCTCCTGCTGCGCGGCCCGCAGACGATCGGCGAGTTGCTAACGCGCAGCAGCCGCTTGTATGCCTTCGAAGACAACGAGCAAGTCCAGCATCAATTGGAACGCCTGATCGGTCGCGGCTTGGCCATGCTGGTCCCGCGCCAGAGCGGCCAGCGCGAGGATCGTTACCTGCACCTGCTGGGCAGTGCGGGCGATCGCGATGAGCTGATTGCCAACCAGGGCAGCGATGCCCCGGCGGCGGGCGGCGGCAATGCCCAGTACGAGGAGCGGCTGCAGGTGCTGGAAGCCCGGGTGGCGGAGCTGGAAGAAAAGCTCGCGAGGTTGGAAAGCGAGTAG
- a CDS encoding DUF1656 domain-containing protein, producing the protein MPREVALHGVYVPTVTLLFVLALVLAWGLDRLLAWVGLYQFTWHPALFRVCLFACLFGGMSLFVYR; encoded by the coding sequence ATGCCGCGTGAAGTGGCTTTGCATGGGGTCTACGTGCCTACCGTGACCTTGCTGTTCGTCCTGGCCCTGGTACTGGCTTGGGGCCTCGACCGGTTGCTCGCCTGGGTCGGCCTGTATCAGTTCACTTGGCACCCGGCGTTGTTTCGTGTGTGCCTGTTCGCCTGCCTGTTCGGCGGCATGTCGCTGTTTGTCTATCGCTAA
- a CDS encoding response regulator transcription factor, whose protein sequence is MAAKLRICIVDDHPLLRQGVAVTLAREKSFEVVEQGGSADEAREIAARQQPDVLLMDVNMPGDTFAAVRDICATYPAIKVMMLTVSQAEEDVYAALEAGAQGYVLKGSSGPELVQAVQNVAAGELFITPQFAQHLLANLLRPNEAGSRQVELTPREDDIIRAVAEGLTNREVADRYGLSEKTVKHHMTSVMTKLHARNRVEAVSAARQHWANARAADLGLLLQPTRETDEKS, encoded by the coding sequence ATGGCGGCCAAGTTACGCATTTGTATCGTTGACGATCATCCGCTCCTGCGTCAGGGCGTGGCCGTAACGCTGGCGCGGGAGAAAAGCTTCGAGGTGGTGGAGCAGGGCGGCTCGGCTGACGAAGCCCGCGAGATTGCCGCGCGCCAGCAACCCGACGTGCTGCTGATGGATGTGAACATGCCTGGCGATACCTTTGCGGCAGTGCGCGACATCTGTGCCACCTACCCGGCGATTAAGGTGATGATGCTGACCGTTTCGCAAGCCGAGGAAGATGTGTATGCGGCGCTGGAAGCCGGTGCCCAGGGCTATGTGCTGAAGGGCAGCAGCGGTCCAGAGTTAGTCCAAGCAGTACAGAATGTTGCCGCTGGCGAGTTGTTCATCACCCCGCAATTCGCCCAGCACCTACTGGCAAATCTGCTCCGCCCGAATGAAGCCGGCAGTCGTCAGGTGGAGCTGACGCCGCGCGAGGACGACATCATCCGTGCGGTCGCCGAGGGTCTCACCAATCGCGAAGTGGCAGATAGGTATGGTCTCAGCGAAAAAACCGTCAAACATCACATGACCAGCGTGATGACCAAGCTGCACGCCCGTAACCGGGTCGAGGCCGTTAGCGCGGCCCGTCAGCATTGGGCCAATGCGCGCGCGGCCGATCTCGGCTTGCTGCTCCAGCCCACCCGTGAGACGGACGAAAAGTCCTGA
- a CDS encoding FUSC family protein, translating into MNGQLGRPLAAPLGETLRRACYEWARTDGVTWIYIAKVLIAVFLTLWLAMRLELPQPSTACITVFIVMQPQSGQVFAKGFYRLIGTVIGLSVMMVLIALFAQERVLFLLTAGIWIGLCTAGAARYRDFRAYACVLAGYTATLIGVPATTAPDTAFMQAIWRLLEICLGVGVATLVSAVIIPQSVGASMRNALYVRFGAFSAFMLDNLRHKLDQRAFASGNMRFASEAVGLEAMRSASSFEDPHMRLRSGRLARMNNEFMVLTTRFHAFHRLRERLLLQGDTRLLEALQPCLEPLEELLGELRDRPLTDSNAAVLAERLSLLREQLRPQIRQARAALDANNATQLLDFNSASELLYRLVDDLHNYSLTHASLAARHHEREQWDANFSTKANPLAAAVAGVRTGMMIILFGAFWIVSAWPSGAMFALNGVAILALASSSPNPPKMAAQMAMGTALSAVLGISLNIFVMPLIDGFPLLCLVLSPVFVFGIFLSTRPQWAGYGVGMLIFFCVGALPANPIAYNPAGLFNNYLALVLAQGLSAVVIAVFLPPNSPWLWRRLHRDLRQRVVFAVSGPAPGLVANFESGTRDLLNQAYGLAASRPDVQSDLMRWAFLVLEIGHAVIELRHEQERLPALPRYAEATAWRQAIRALGRSLIRLFVKPSADNLQRALSMLDQAIASVHANAEPDAQPFDDAPLRRVQSYLHFIRSALLDPHSPLTERVTKGVPHAA; encoded by the coding sequence ATGAATGGACAGCTCGGTCGCCCGCTTGCCGCGCCGCTCGGCGAAACGCTGCGGCGGGCCTGCTACGAATGGGCGCGTACCGATGGTGTGACCTGGATCTACATCGCCAAAGTGCTCATCGCGGTGTTTCTCACCCTGTGGCTGGCCATGCGCCTGGAGCTGCCACAGCCGAGCACCGCCTGTATCACCGTGTTTATTGTCATGCAGCCACAGAGCGGCCAGGTGTTCGCCAAAGGCTTCTACCGGCTGATCGGCACTGTCATCGGCCTCAGCGTGATGATGGTACTGATCGCCCTGTTCGCTCAGGAGCGCGTGCTATTCCTGCTCACCGCCGGGATCTGGATCGGCCTGTGCACCGCCGGCGCCGCGCGCTATCGCGACTTTCGCGCCTATGCCTGCGTGCTGGCCGGCTATACCGCAACGCTGATCGGCGTACCGGCTACCACCGCGCCGGATACCGCTTTCATGCAGGCCATCTGGCGCCTGCTGGAAATCTGCCTGGGCGTCGGCGTCGCCACCTTGGTCAGCGCGGTGATCATTCCGCAGAGCGTCGGCGCGAGCATGCGCAATGCGCTGTACGTGCGCTTCGGCGCGTTCAGCGCGTTCATGCTCGACAACCTGCGGCACAAGCTCGATCAGCGCGCGTTCGCCAGCGGCAACATGCGCTTTGCCAGCGAGGCGGTCGGCCTGGAAGCGATGCGCAGCGCGAGCAGTTTCGAGGACCCGCACATGCGTCTGCGTAGTGGCAGACTGGCGCGTATGAACAACGAGTTCATGGTGCTGACCACGCGTTTCCACGCCTTCCACCGGCTCCGCGAACGCCTGCTCCTGCAGGGCGACACGCGCCTGCTGGAGGCCCTGCAACCCTGCCTCGAACCGCTCGAAGAATTGCTCGGGGAGTTACGCGACCGGCCGCTGACCGATAGCAATGCGGCCGTGCTGGCCGAGCGCCTGAGCCTCTTGCGCGAACAGCTGCGCCCGCAAATCCGCCAGGCGCGCGCCGCACTGGATGCCAACAACGCGACGCAGTTGCTCGACTTCAACAGCGCCAGCGAGCTGCTCTACCGCCTGGTCGATGACCTGCATAACTACAGCCTCACCCACGCCTCGCTGGCCGCCCGTCACCACGAGCGCGAGCAGTGGGACGCCAACTTCAGCACCAAGGCCAACCCGCTGGCCGCAGCTGTCGCCGGGGTGCGCACGGGGATGATGATCATCCTCTTCGGCGCCTTCTGGATCGTCAGCGCGTGGCCCAGCGGCGCCATGTTCGCCCTCAACGGCGTGGCAATCCTGGCGCTCGCCTCGTCCTCGCCGAACCCGCCGAAGATGGCCGCGCAGATGGCCATGGGTACCGCGCTGTCGGCGGTTCTGGGCATCTCCCTGAATATTTTCGTAATGCCGCTGATCGACGGCTTTCCGCTGCTGTGCCTGGTGCTCAGCCCGGTGTTCGTGTTCGGCATCTTCCTCAGCACCCGGCCGCAATGGGCGGGTTACGGCGTGGGCATGCTGATTTTCTTCTGCGTCGGCGCGCTGCCGGCCAACCCAATCGCCTACAACCCGGCCGGACTGTTCAATAACTACCTCGCCCTGGTGCTGGCTCAGGGGCTTTCCGCCGTCGTAATCGCGGTATTCCTGCCGCCCAACAGTCCGTGGCTGTGGCGCCGCCTGCATCGCGACTTGCGCCAGCGTGTGGTGTTCGCAGTCAGCGGGCCCGCGCCGGGGCTGGTGGCGAATTTCGAGAGCGGCACGCGCGACTTGCTTAACCAGGCCTACGGCCTGGCCGCGAGCCGCCCTGACGTGCAGAGCGACCTGATGCGCTGGGCGTTTCTGGTCCTGGAAATCGGCCATGCGGTGATCGAGTTGCGCCACGAGCAGGAACGCCTGCCGGCCCTGCCCCGCTATGCCGAAGCCACGGCCTGGCGCCAGGCGATTCGCGCACTGGGCCGCTCGCTGATCCGCCTGTTCGTCAAACCCAGCGCCGACAATCTGCAACGTGCCCTGAGCATGCTCGACCAGGCCATCGCCAGCGTCCACGCCAACGCCGAACCCGATGCGCAGCCGTTCGACGACGCTCCGCTGCGCCGCGTGCAAAGCTATCTGCATTTCATCCGCTCAGCACTGCTCGACCCGCACTCACCGCTCACCGAGCGCGTCACCAAAGGAGTTCCACATGCCGCGTGA
- a CDS encoding LysR family transcriptional regulator, with amino-acid sequence MDTLQTMRAFVSVAETGSFTAAAVQLATTTAYVSRAVASLETHLRTRLLNRTTRRIALTEAGQRYLLRCEQIIAYIEEAEAEAGDAHARPAGRLKMHSMTGIGQHYVIRAIADYRQLYPDVTVDLTMANRMPDLLDEGYDMAIVVARELPDSGLVSQRIGKTYSILCASPDYLLRRGQPKALADLSEHDCLRLLSPVLSLDKWEFDGPFGQEMITLGSSPFQVNVGDSMTEAIRCGMGIGVLPVYSAIHGLRDGSLVRVLPNYRLQRLNVYALYPSRQYLDAKIKTWVEFLRERLPAVLEADEVIVSGSV; translated from the coding sequence ATGGACACTTTGCAAACCATGCGCGCTTTCGTCAGCGTAGCGGAAACCGGCAGTTTCACGGCGGCGGCTGTTCAGCTGGCGACTACCACCGCCTATGTTTCCCGCGCGGTCGCCAGCCTTGAAACCCATCTGCGCACGCGTCTGCTCAACCGTACTACAAGGCGCATCGCCTTGACTGAAGCAGGGCAGCGTTATTTGCTGCGCTGCGAACAAATCATCGCCTACATCGAAGAGGCCGAAGCCGAAGCCGGTGATGCTCATGCGCGGCCCGCAGGCCGGCTGAAAATGCATTCGATGACTGGCATCGGCCAGCATTACGTTATTCGTGCCATTGCCGACTATCGCCAGCTTTATCCCGACGTGACGGTCGATCTGACCATGGCCAACCGCATGCCCGACCTGCTCGACGAGGGTTACGATATGGCCATCGTGGTGGCTCGTGAGCTGCCCGATTCCGGCCTTGTCTCGCAGCGCATCGGCAAGACCTACAGCATTCTCTGCGCATCGCCGGACTATCTGCTGCGCCGCGGTCAGCCCAAAGCGCTGGCGGACTTGAGCGAGCATGATTGCCTGCGTCTGCTCAGTCCGGTGCTGTCGCTGGATAAATGGGAGTTCGACGGGCCGTTCGGCCAGGAAATGATCACCCTGGGCAGTTCGCCATTTCAGGTCAACGTTGGCGATAGCATGACCGAGGCGATCCGCTGTGGCATGGGGATTGGTGTGCTGCCGGTGTATTCGGCCATCCATGGCCTACGCGACGGCAGCCTGGTGCGGGTGCTGCCCAACTATCGTCTGCAGCGCTTGAATGTCTATGCCCTGTACCCGTCGCGGCAGTATCTGGATGCCAAGATCAAGACCTGGGTCGAGTTCCTCCGCGAGCGCTTGCCCGCCGTGCTGGAAGCCGACGAAGTCATCGTCAGCGGCAGCGTCTGA
- a CDS encoding ABC transporter permease: MRKLANIFNLGIKEFRSLGRDYAMLILIIWSFSLGVYSSATGVPETLHHAPIAIVDEDQSQLSSRIVNAFQLPYFRKPEMIDHTQMDSGMDVGLYTFTLDIPPDFQRDVLAGRQPAIQVNVDATQTAQAFSGAGYIQNIVGAEVRAFVSRYRAEAAMPVDMEVRMEFNPNLTQAWFGAVMEVINQITMLSIILTGAALIREREHGTIEHLLVMPLTTFEIMFAKVWSMGTVVLVAAAFSLVVVVQGWLAVPLGGSLALFLVGAALHLFATTSMGIYLGTVARSMPQLGLLTILVLMPLQMLSGGTTPRESMPVLVQHIMELAPTTHFVSLAQAILYRGADLAIVWPQLLAILAIGTVFFLAALRRFRKTITQMA; this comes from the coding sequence GTGAGGAAACTGGCGAATATCTTTAACCTCGGCATCAAGGAATTCCGCAGCCTGGGCCGCGACTACGCAATGTTGATCCTGATCATCTGGTCCTTCAGTCTGGGTGTCTACAGCTCGGCCACTGGCGTGCCGGAAACGCTGCATCACGCGCCCATTGCCATTGTCGACGAGGACCAGTCGCAGCTCTCCTCGCGCATCGTCAACGCCTTCCAGCTGCCGTACTTCCGCAAGCCGGAGATGATCGACCACACGCAGATGGACAGTGGCATGGACGTCGGTCTGTACACCTTCACCCTGGATATCCCGCCGGACTTCCAGCGCGACGTGCTGGCCGGCCGGCAGCCGGCGATCCAGGTCAACGTCGATGCTACCCAGACCGCCCAGGCCTTCTCCGGAGCCGGCTACATCCAGAATATCGTCGGTGCCGAGGTGCGCGCGTTCGTCAGCCGTTACCGCGCCGAAGCGGCGATGCCGGTGGATATGGAAGTACGCATGGAGTTCAACCCGAACCTGACCCAGGCGTGGTTTGGCGCGGTAATGGAGGTAATCAACCAGATCACCATGCTGTCGATCATCCTCACCGGCGCGGCGCTGATCCGCGAGCGTGAGCACGGCACCATCGAACACCTGCTGGTGATGCCGCTGACGACCTTCGAGATCATGTTCGCCAAGGTCTGGTCGATGGGAACGGTGGTGCTCGTTGCGGCGGCCTTTTCGCTAGTGGTGGTGGTCCAGGGCTGGTTGGCGGTGCCGCTCGGCGGCTCGCTGGCGCTGTTCCTGGTAGGCGCGGCGCTGCACCTGTTCGCCACCACGTCGATGGGTATCTACCTCGGCACGGTGGCGCGCTCGATGCCGCAGCTTGGCCTGTTGACCATTCTGGTGCTGATGCCGCTGCAGATGCTCTCCGGTGGCACCACCCCGCGCGAAAGCATGCCGGTGCTGGTGCAGCACATCATGGAGCTGGCGCCGACCACCCATTTCGTCAGCCTGGCGCAGGCGATCCTCTATCGCGGCGCCGACCTCGCCATCGTCTGGCCGCAGCTGCTGGCGATCCTGGCGATTGGCACGGTGTTCTTTCTGGCGGCACTGCGGCGGTTCCGCAAGACGATTACGCAGATGGCGTAG
- the sstT gene encoding serine/threonine transporter SstT, whose protein sequence is MRSPLYAFVRSSLILQILIGLCAGIALALLWPAAALKVGLLGTVFVTALKSVAPILVFVLVTAAIANHRQGQQTHIKPILLLYAIGTLAAAWVAVVASFLFPSHLTLAHPATELVAPGGIAEVLQSLLLSVVDNPVRALTQANFIGILAWAIGLGVAFRHAGDSTRELLNDLASGVSLIVKLVIRCAPLGIFGLVAATLAKSGFGALLGYLHLLAVLLGCMVVVALVVNPLIVFWKIRRNPYPLVFTCLRESGITAFFTRSSAANIPVNMQLCERLGLHEDTYSVSIPLGATINMAGAAITITVLALAAVHTLGIQIDLLSALLLSVVASVSAAGVSGVAGGSLLLVPLACGLFGISSDIAMQVVAVGFIIGVLQDSAETALNSSTDVLFTAAGCLSGEIVEAQPEAITPPAE, encoded by the coding sequence ATGCGCAGCCCCCTCTATGCCTTCGTTCGCAGCAGCCTGATCCTGCAGATTCTCATCGGCCTGTGCGCCGGCATTGCCCTCGCCCTACTCTGGCCTGCCGCCGCGCTGAAAGTCGGCCTGCTCGGCACGGTGTTCGTCACCGCGCTGAAGTCCGTCGCGCCGATCCTGGTGTTCGTCCTGGTCACCGCCGCCATCGCCAATCACCGTCAAGGCCAGCAAACGCATATAAAGCCCATTCTGCTCCTCTACGCGATTGGCACCCTGGCTGCGGCCTGGGTCGCGGTGGTGGCTAGCTTCCTGTTTCCCTCGCACTTGACTCTGGCCCACCCGGCGACCGAACTGGTGGCCCCCGGCGGTATCGCCGAGGTGCTGCAGAGCCTGTTGCTGAGCGTGGTGGACAACCCGGTGCGGGCGCTGACCCAGGCCAACTTCATCGGCATCCTGGCCTGGGCCATCGGCCTCGGCGTCGCCTTCCGCCATGCCGGCGACAGCACCCGCGAGCTGCTCAACGACCTCGCCAGCGGCGTCTCGCTGATCGTCAAACTGGTGATTCGCTGCGCGCCGCTGGGCATCTTCGGCCTGGTCGCCGCCACTCTGGCAAAATCCGGGTTCGGTGCCTTGCTCGGCTACCTGCACCTGCTCGCCGTGCTGCTGGGCTGCATGGTGGTCGTTGCCCTGGTGGTCAATCCGCTGATCGTGTTCTGGAAGATTCGCCGCAACCCCTACCCGCTGGTATTCACCTGCTTGCGCGAGAGCGGCATCACCGCCTTCTTCACCCGTAGTTCGGCTGCCAACATCCCGGTGAACATGCAGCTGTGCGAGCGCCTCGGCCTGCACGAGGACACCTACTCGGTGTCGATCCCGCTCGGCGCGACCATCAACATGGCTGGCGCGGCGATCACCATCACCGTGTTGGCTCTGGCGGCCGTGCACACCCTCGGCATTCAGATCGACCTGCTCAGCGCCCTGCTGCTCAGCGTGGTCGCCTCAGTCAGCGCCGCCGGTGTCTCCGGCGTGGCCGGTGGCTCGCTGCTGTTGGTACCGCTGGCCTGCGGGCTGTTCGGCATCTCCAGCGACATCGCCATGCAGGTGGTGGCGGTCGGTTTCATCATCGGCGTCCTGCAGGACTCGGCGGAAACTGCGCTGAACTCCTCCACCGACGTGCTGTTCACCGCCGCCGGCTGCCTCAGCGGTGAGATCGTCGAAGCGCAGCCGGAGGCAATCACCCCGCCGGCGGAATAA
- a CDS encoding efflux transporter outer membrane subunit, with amino-acid sequence MSTGGIAPRQQQLAADQLATDTAIQSANRDAGWPQERWWMAYGDPQLNAWIDNAVHSSPTLAVAAARIRQALAMAGAAEAAESPQVNAEVKIQRHKWPTDFFYGPGELADTSTWNNEAALGLSYALDLWGRDRSDSERAHNFARMAAAEARVAQLELESNIVRSYVKLSLQYAELDIAHAMLQQQQEILALAEDRLSGGLGTDFEVSQAQVPLPETRRKIEALEESIALTRNQLAALAGKGPGAGASLQRPRLQFAGQIGLPSSVPAELLGRRPDVVASRWRVAATAKGVDVARAGFYPNVDLLASVGFNAVGGGMLEYFKSQKFNYSVGPAVTLPIFDGGRLRAELGESSAAYDAAVAQYNQTLVTALKSISDQLITLRSMDQQAQFAAQSVQAAQTAYQLAREAYDGGLTDYLNVLQTQTSLFQQQLTEQQVQASRLAAHADLLVALGGGLMGSGDTPAPAKLVPETVPVQAR; translated from the coding sequence ATGAGCACTGGCGGTATCGCCCCCCGTCAACAACAGCTGGCCGCCGATCAACTGGCCACCGACACCGCCATCCAGTCTGCCAACCGCGATGCCGGCTGGCCGCAGGAGCGCTGGTGGATGGCATATGGCGATCCGCAGCTGAATGCCTGGATCGACAACGCCGTGCACAGCAGCCCGACTCTGGCGGTCGCCGCCGCGCGCATCCGTCAGGCGCTGGCCATGGCCGGCGCGGCGGAAGCGGCCGAGTCGCCGCAGGTCAATGCTGAGGTGAAGATCCAACGGCATAAATGGCCCACCGACTTTTTCTATGGTCCTGGCGAACTGGCCGACACCTCCACCTGGAACAACGAGGCGGCGCTCGGCCTGAGCTATGCCCTGGACCTCTGGGGTCGTGATCGCAGTGACAGCGAGCGAGCGCATAATTTCGCCCGCATGGCCGCCGCCGAGGCGCGGGTGGCGCAGCTGGAGTTGGAAAGCAATATCGTGCGCAGCTACGTCAAGTTGTCGCTGCAATACGCCGAGCTGGACATCGCCCACGCCATGCTCCAGCAACAGCAGGAAATCCTCGCCTTGGCCGAGGATCGGTTGTCCGGTGGCCTGGGCACCGATTTCGAGGTCAGCCAGGCGCAAGTGCCGCTGCCGGAAACGCGGCGCAAGATCGAAGCGCTGGAAGAAAGCATTGCCCTGACTCGCAACCAACTCGCCGCCCTGGCTGGCAAGGGTCCAGGTGCCGGCGCCAGCTTGCAGCGTCCGCGTTTGCAGTTCGCTGGCCAGATCGGTTTGCCATCGAGCGTGCCGGCCGAGCTGCTTGGTCGCCGTCCGGATGTGGTCGCCAGCCGCTGGCGGGTCGCCGCCACCGCGAAGGGCGTGGATGTCGCGCGGGCCGGCTTCTACCCTAACGTCGATCTGCTCGCCAGCGTCGGCTTCAATGCCGTCGGCGGCGGCATGCTGGAATATTTCAAAAGCCAAAAGTTCAATTACAGCGTCGGACCGGCCGTCACCTTGCCAATCTTCGACGGCGGCCGTCTGCGCGCCGAACTGGGTGAAAGCTCGGCGGCCTACGACGCAGCTGTGGCGCAGTACAACCAGACTCTGGTGACCGCGCTGAAGAGCATTTCCGACCAGCTGATCACCCTGCGTTCGATGGACCAGCAGGCACAGTTCGCCGCGCAATCGGTGCAGGCCGCGCAAACCGCCTATCAGCTGGCGCGCGAAGCCTATGACGGCGGCCTGACCGATTACCTGAATGTGCTGCAAACGCAGACCAGCCTGTTCCAACAGCAGCTCACCGAACAACAAGTCCAGGCTTCGCGACTGGCCGCCCATGCCGACTTGCTGGTGGCGCTTGGTGGTGGCCTGATGGGCAGCGGCGACACCCCGGCGCCGGCCAAACTGGTGCCCGAAACAGTGCCGGTGCAGGCCCGCTGA
- a CDS encoding HlyD family secretion protein: protein MTLKSIFSVLATVIILLMAVLIGRSLWTHYMDSPWTRDGRVRANVINVAADVSGLVIEVPVRDNHDVKKGDLLMQIDPEHYEIAVKQAEAQVASRKATLDMRRANAKRRATMDNRVVSRESLDDASNTAAAAEADYQQAQAALEGARLNLTRTRVLAPVDGYVTNLNVHAGDYARAGEAKLAMVDRNSYWVYGYFEETKLPHLREGDPVEIQLMSGEKLKGHVDSIARAIYDRDNPQSRELTADVNPTFNWVRLAQRIPVRIHLDEIPEGVLLAAGMTGTVIVTPQRGDTATTAPTH, encoded by the coding sequence ATGACTCTCAAATCCATCTTCAGCGTATTGGCCACCGTGATCATTCTGCTGATGGCCGTATTGATCGGCCGCAGCCTGTGGACCCACTACATGGACTCCCCCTGGACCCGCGACGGACGCGTGCGCGCTAACGTGATCAACGTTGCCGCGGATGTCTCCGGGCTGGTGATCGAGGTGCCGGTGCGCGACAACCACGACGTGAAAAAAGGCGACCTGCTGATGCAGATCGACCCGGAACACTACGAGATCGCCGTGAAACAGGCCGAAGCCCAAGTCGCCTCGCGCAAGGCCACCCTGGACATGCGCCGCGCCAACGCCAAGCGCCGGGCCACCATGGATAACCGCGTGGTGTCGCGCGAGAGCCTGGACGATGCCAGCAACACCGCGGCGGCCGCCGAGGCCGATTATCAGCAGGCCCAGGCCGCACTCGAAGGCGCCCGCCTCAACCTGACGCGCACCCGCGTGCTGGCCCCAGTGGACGGCTACGTCACCAACCTCAATGTGCATGCCGGCGATTACGCCCGTGCCGGAGAGGCCAAGCTGGCGATGGTCGATCGCAACTCCTACTGGGTTTACGGCTATTTCGAAGAAACCAAGTTGCCCCATCTGCGTGAAGGCGATCCGGTGGAAATCCAGCTGATGAGCGGCGAAAAGCTCAAAGGCCATGTCGACAGCATCGCCCGCGCCATCTACGACCGCGATAACCCGCAAAGCCGCGAGCTGACCGCCGACGTCAATCCAACCTTCAACTGGGTGCGCCTGGCCCAGCGCATTCCGGTGCGCATCCACCTCGACGAGATACCCGAAGGCGTACTGCTGGCAGCCGGAATGACCGGCACGGTGATCGTCACGCCACAACGTGGCGACACGGCCACCACCGCTCCAACACATTGA